One Micromonospora sp. FIMYZ51 genomic window carries:
- a CDS encoding MarR family transcriptional regulator — translation MNPNVFDDPRITAVGLLFEVHAGLSARFAAQLDEHGLSSVEFEVLTRLARSPGNQLRMTDLAAQTSLSTSGVTRVVDRMERGGLIVRRACPSDRRSSFAVVTPSGLTRLDECLPGHLQLIEDWFTGQLEPPALEAVLDGLRQVRDAVNPCATAGSNGDTDNTSDAC, via the coding sequence GTGAACCCGAATGTGTTCGACGACCCTCGGATCACCGCCGTCGGCCTGCTCTTCGAGGTGCACGCCGGGCTGTCTGCGAGGTTCGCCGCCCAGCTCGACGAGCACGGCCTGTCATCGGTCGAGTTCGAAGTGTTGACCCGCCTCGCCAGATCACCCGGCAACCAACTCCGGATGACCGACCTCGCCGCCCAGACCTCCCTTTCCACAAGCGGTGTCACCCGAGTGGTGGACCGGATGGAACGCGGTGGCCTGATCGTGCGCCGCGCCTGCCCCTCCGACCGGCGCAGTTCGTTCGCGGTCGTCACGCCCTCCGGCCTGACCCGACTCGACGAGTGCCTGCCCGGCCACCTCCAACTCATCGAGGACTGGTTCACCGGCCAGCTCGAACCACCCGCGCTGGAGGCCGTGCTCGACGGCCTACGCCAGGTACGCGACGCGGTGAATCCCTGCGCCACGGCGGGCAGCAACGGTGACACCGACAACACGTCGGACGCCTGCTGA